In Serratia liquefaciens ATCC 27592, the genomic stretch ATCCAGCGATTCAGTGGTGGTTGCGGCAATCGCCATGGCAAGCTCCGGTTATTGACCCAGCGTCAGGGTTTTCATCATCATCGACTTGGTGGTGTTGAGCACCTCGACGTTGGCCTGATAGCTGCGGGAGGCGGAAATGGTGTTGACCATCTCACCCACCACATCCACGTTAGGCATGCGCACATAGCCCTTGCCGTCTGCCAGCGGGTTACCCGGTTGGTAAACCAGACGCTCCGGCGCCGGGTCGTCAACCACCTGCGCTACGCGTACGCCGCCGGTAGGTTGTCCGGCCGCGGCAGCAACTTCAAACACCACCTGCTTGGCGCGGTAGGGTTGGCCGTCCGGCCCGGTGACGCTGTCGGCATTGGCCATGTTGCTGGCGCTGACGTTCATGCGTTGCGACTGGGCAGACAGCGCCGAGCCGGAGATATCAAAAATATTCAGTAGCGACATGCGCCTTATCCTTGTTGTAACACTGACATCATCCCTTTGATCTGACCGTTGATCAGCGTCAGGTCGGTCTGATACTTCAGGCTGTTATCGGCGAAGTTGGTGCGTTCGCGATCCATGTCAACCGTGTTGCCGTCCATGGAGGGCTGATCCGGCACGCGGAACAGCAAGTCGAGCTGTGGCGGCTGCATGTTCTGCGCCGGAATATGGCGCGATGACGTCATGTTCAGCGCAATGCCACTGCCGCTGGCGCGCCCTTGTTCCAGCACCTTGTTCAGTTGGCCGGCGAAATCGATATCCCGCGCCTGATAACCCGGGGTGTCTGCGTTGGCGATGTTGGCGGCCAGAATTTCCTGCCGCTGGGCGCGCAGGTTCAGCGCCTCTTGACCAAAGCGCAGAGCAGCGTCCAGTTTGTCGATCATGCTCCCTCCGCGAGGTTAGAATTTGGAGCCGACAGCATAAACGTCCCTTCCGCCAGCCTATCGTGGGAATAAGGGCAAAATGCGTCGCTATTTATCTGCTTAGCCTGCGCGCACTCCGGGTACACTTACGCGCACCCTGAGGCTTTTTGAGGAAGAAGCGGAGATGAAAGCGAAAATGCTGTTGTTGGCAGCCCTGCTGTGCAGCCTGAACGCACGGGCCGAAGATCTGGCGGCGCAGATCGATCGCTTCATCAGCAGCCAGTTCAGCGGCAGTCCGGTGCAGGTTAAAGTGCTGGTGCGCACGCCCGCCACCCAATGGCCACAGTGCGAATTCCCGCAGCTCTCTTTGCCACAGAATGCGCGGCGTTGGGGTAATATCAGCGTTTCGGCACGCTGCGGCCAGGAACGGCGCTTTATCCAGACCCAGGTTCAGGTGATCGGCCAATATCTGGTGTCGGCCCGCGGCATCAGCGCCGGCAGCAAGCTGACGGCGGCGGATATCACCTTTAAAAGTGGCCGGCTCGACACCTTGCCACCGCGCACGCTAAGCGAAACCGGCAAAGCGCTGGGGGCCGTCAGCCTGCGCAATATCAGTCCCGGTCAGCCGCTGACCTTCGCCATGCTGCGTCGCGCCTGGGTGATCAAGGCCGGTCAGGCGGTACAGGTGACCGCGCAGGGAAGTGGATTTAACATCAGCGGTACGGGCAAAGCCATGAACAATGCTGCCGCCGAAGACAACGTCCGTGTGCGTATGGCTTCCGGACAAATCGTCAGCGGCATAGCCAGTGATGACGGTACGATCCGTATTGGGTTATAAGACGGTACGATCCGTATTGGGTTATAAAAAGGTAAAGGTTTATCAAAACCTGCCGATAAGAAAATCATAAGCAGACTTTTATTGGCCGCCAGGGCCACAAAATATCAGCCATTGCCTTCGCGGCGACGGCATCGATGGAGATTGACCATGAGTATCGATCGCACCCAGCGGCTGCAACCCGTTCCAACGGTGCAACCTCGTGAAACCGCGACTGAAAGCCCACTTCAGCCACGCAAAGCTGCCCAGACGGAAAACACCGTCAGCGGCACCCAGGTAAAATTGAGCGACGCGCAAGCGCGCCTGATGCAGCCGGGTACGCAAGATATTGATATGAATCGGGTGGACGCCATCAAGCAGGCGATCCGCAACGGCGAACTGAAAATGGATGCCGGGAAAATTGCCGATGCGCTACTGAAAGACGCGCAAAGCGATGCCCTGTGGATGGCTAACGGCCAGCAAACGCCGGAGGCTTAACCCTCGGGTTAAACACCAAGGAATTCTTTGACAGGTGGTTATTCGTAATGGAAAGTCTGGCGCAACTGATTGATAAGCTGTTGGAAACCCTGAATGCGCTGAGTACGGTGCTGACGGAAGAACATCATCTGCTCTGTTCGGGACAATTACCGGGCGTGGCGCTGCAACGCGCTACCGATGCCAAGAGCCAGTTGCTGGCCACGGTAAACTATCTGGAGCAGCAGCGGCTGAACCTGGAGCGCGCACAGGGGCAACAGGCACCCTATTCCGCGCACCCGCGCCTGGCGGACGGCTGGCAACGAGTACAAACGCTCAGCCAGCAGCTGCGGGAAAAAAACCAGCATAACGGCATGCTGCTCAATCAACAGATCGATCACAACGCTCAAGCGTTGGCGATCCTGAGCAAGCAAAACAAATCGCTCTACGGCCCGGATGGCCAGTCGCGCAATGCCAGCCTGCTGGGGCGAAAAATCGGCGTTTAATCAAAGAATGATTGTTGATCCACCTGAGCGGCTCAACCGGTGGATGATAAGACCCCAGGGCTATTTGACGAACGGCAGATCCGAGTACCTTGTGGTATAGCTGGGGGACAGCATTTCGCGTTTCATCGCCCAGCTTTTTTGGATCCCCTGCCCGGCAAACCACACCGTGCCCCGACCGGACTGATTAAGCCGATCAAGGGTCTGCATTAACTCACTGCTGTTAGGCCTGGGCTGGTGTTCATCAAACAAATTAAGCTGCGCCACCCCCTGGCTAAAGAAATCACTCAGCATCACACCGGCTTTCATATAGCGAAAATCGTCTTTCCAGATACGGTCAAGCGCACTGACAGCAACGCGAATAATGTCACGCGTATCGTTGGAAGGGATCGCCAGGCGCCCGCTGGCCTGAGGGCCGTAAAATGTTTCATTCTCGGCATGGGGACTGGTTCGCATAAAGACGCTGATCACACAGCAGAACTGCTTCTCTGCCCTGAGCTTTTCGGCTGCGCGTTCCGCATAGGTACAAATGGCCTGGCGCATATCTTGATAAGCCGTGATGCGATGACCAAATGAGCGGCTACAGATGATCTGCTGTTTGGTGGGCGCAAACTCATCCAAGGCCAAACAGGATTCGCCGCGCAATTCACGAACCGTACGTTCGAGTACCACATTAAAGTGTTTACGGATCACCCAGGTTGAACAGTCAGCAAGCTGTAGCGCCGTTTCGATCCCCATAAAGCTGAGCTTCTTGCCAATGCGGCGGCCCACGCCCCACACCTCGTCCACCGGCACTAACGCCAGCAGTTTTCGCAGGCGCTCAGGATCGGACAACTCAACAACGCCCCCCGTTTGACGCCACTTCTTTGCCGCAAAATTGGCGATCTTCGCCAGTGTCTTGGTTTGCGCGATCCCCACGCCAACGGTTAACCCGGTATTCTTTAACACCCGATCGCGCATTTGATGGCCAAAGGTGCTCAGCGGAAGGCTGCTACTCAGGCCAGACACATCGATAAAAGCTTCATCGATGGAGTATATCTCTACGACAGGGGCCATCTCGATTAGCGTCAGCATCACCCGATGGCTGAGATCGGCATAAAGCGTATAATTCGAGCTAAAAACGCTGACCTGCTGGTGCCGTAATTGCTCTTTGATTTTGAAGTAAGGCGCCCCCATTTTGATGCCCAGCGCTTTGGCTTCCGCCGAAAGTGAAATAACGCATCCGTCATTGTTTGAAACGACGACGATCGGTTTGCCCTTAAGATCTGGCCGAAAAACAGTCTCGCAGGACGTGTAGAAGCTGTTGACGTCAACAAGTGCGAACATGTCGGTTTGATTTCAAGGTAAATGTCACAACGCCAAAGATTTCCAGCTCTTCTTCGGCCTGGAAAACGATCGGAGAATAATCCGTATTATGAGGCACCAGCTGAATACGTGGATGGGTTTGCAGCTCCTTCACGGTAAATTCGCCGGCCACTGCCGCTATGACGATGTCGCCATGAACGGCGGTCAAGGAACGATCAACCACCAGTAAGTCACCGTGGCTGATACCTGCGCCGATCATCGAATCACCACTGACCCGGACAAAGTACGTCGCACTGGGGTGTTTCACCACCAGCTTATTCAGGTCGAGACTGTCTTCGACATAGTCCTGAGCCGGGCTGGGAAAACCGCAGGGGACTCGCTCCATAAAGAGGGGAAGTAATAAACCGGGAGTGAGCTGACTGGGGTGAATAAACTGCATAATGGCCGATCCGAATAACTGTATTTATATACAGTATCCATGATCGGCAGCAACGATCAAGCGGCATATAATAAAATTCCTGAAAGCAGTTGAAGCATCAGGCAATTTAAATTGGCCTACCTGCCCCGTGGCTAAACACGCTTTGGGGTAACGGAATAAAACCAGGTCAAGGGCAACGGCCAGAGGAGCCTGGCTTGTGTCGTTTTAGTTTTACTCGTAATTCACAATCACCTGATTGCTGATCACGCGCAGCGGCGGATTCAGACTACCGCGCGCCTGCACGTAATAAACAAAACGCAGTTCGGCGTTCGCCGGTTCCCCTTTCAGCCCGGTGCTGCTGCCGCTGCCACCGCCCAACACAATGCAGCGCGTCAGGGTGCAAAGCTGCGCCTGCATGCCCGCCGGCTCATCGGCCAGCAGCCGGTAACGCCAACTTACGCTGGTGATGCGGGCATTGGCGTCCGGCAACGCATTGGGGGCGCGTAACCCCGGCGATTCCCCCCGCTCACCACCATATTCCAGCGTTGCGCCGACGCTGTCGGCTACCCAAGAACCGGATGCTGCCTGCACGCTCAACGGCGCTAACAGGCAAATTAACGCCAGACGGTGTTTCATTATGCGGCCCCAATGGTGGAGGTCATGCGGATTTGGCGGTCGTCATTGATCTCCAGATTCGACAACACCACCATCTGCGGCAGGCTGCGACGCAGGAAACGCGCCAGCAAGGCCCGCAGTGCGTGATTCACTAACAGTACCGGCGGCGCGCTGAGCATTTCCTGCCGCTGCAACGCCTGTTTGGCCTGATCCAACAAACGATCCGCCAGGCCCGGTTCCAAACCGCCGCCGCCCTGCAGCGCTTGCAGTAACAGACGCTCGAGCTGGGTATCCAGGCCAATCACCTGAATTTCACCGTTGCCCGGGAACCACTGTTGGGTGATCGCCCTTCCCAGCGCCACGCGCACCACGGTGGTCAGCTCATAAGGGTCGGTTTGTGATGGGGCATGCTCCGCCAGCGTTTCAATAATGGTGCGCATATCGCGGATGGAAACCCGTTCCGCCAGCAGGTTCTGCAACACCTTGTGCAGCGTGGTCAGGCTTACCACGCCCGGCACGAAATCTTCGGTCAGCTTCGGCATGTCCTGTGCGACGCGATCCAGTAATTGCTGCGCTTCCTGTCGGCCAAACAGCTCACTGGCAAACTGGCCAATCAAATGATTAAGGTGCGTCGCGACCACCGTGCTGGCTTCCACTACGGTGAAGCCCTGGATCTGCGCCTGCTCGCGCAGCGCGCTGTCAATCCATACCGCTTCCAGCCCAAACGCCGGATCGGTAGTTTTATCCCCCGCCAACTCGCCCACCGCATTGCCTGGGTTAATTGCCAGCCAGCGGCCCGGTTGCGCTTCGCCACTGCCGATTTCTACGCCCTTCATCAAAATACGGTAGCTGGCCGGCGGCAGTTCCAGGTTGTCGCGGATATGCACCACCGGTGGCAAATAGCCCATCTCCTGCGCGAATTTTTTACGGATGCCGCGGATACGGCCCAGCAATTCACCATTCTGTTGGAAATCCACCATCGGGATCAGCCGGTAACCGACCTCCATCCCCAACGGATCTTCCAGCTGCACGTCAGACCAACTGGCTTCCACCGCCTGCGGATTATCCTGGGTGACCGGCACTTCCTGCACTTTGGGCGCTTGCTGATCGCGCCCGCGCAGCCACCAGGCCAACCCTAACAGAGCGGCGGTAAACAGCAGGAATACCAGGTTCGGCATCCCCGGGACCAGCCCAAGCAGGCCGAGTACCGCGGCGCTGAGCAACATAACCCGTGGGTTGTTGAACAGTTGGCCAACCATCTGCTCGCCAACGTCCTGATCGGTCGCCACGCGAGTCACGATCACGCCGGCGGCGGTCGAAATCACCAACGCCGGGATCTGCGCCACCAGGCCGTCACCGATGGTCAGCAAGGTGTAAGTTTCCGCCGCCGTGCCCAGTTCCATTCCGTGCTGGAGCACGCCGACCAACAGACCACCGACCACGTTTAGCATCATGATCATCAGACCGGCGACCGCATCGCCACGGACGAACTTACTGGCACCGTCCATCGAACCGTAGAAGTCCGCTTCCTGCGTGACCTCAGAGCGACGTTTTTTCGCCTCTTCTTCACCGATCAAACCGGCGTTGAGATCGGCATCGATCGCCATCTGCTTGCCCGGCATGCCGTCCAGCACAAAGCGTGCGCCCACTTCGGCAATACGCCCGGCACCCTTGGTGATAACCATAAAGTTGATCAGCACCAAAATGATAAACACCACGATACCGATGGCGAAGTTACCGCCCACCAGGAAGTGACCGAAGGCCTCTACCACGCGGCCTGCGGCGGCAGATCCGGTATGCCCTTCCATCAGGATGATGCGCGTCGAAGCTACGTTGAGCGACAGGCGCAGCAAGGTTGAGAACAGCAAAATGGTGGGGAATGCGGCAAATTCAAGCGTACGCTGGGTAAACATCGCTACCAGCAACACCATGATCGACAAGGCAATATTGAAGGTGAACAGCAGATCGAGGATAAATGCCGGCAACGGCAGCACCATCATCGACAGGATCATCAGGATCAGTATCGGGCCGGCCAGCACCTGCCACTGCGTATCTTTAAAACTGCCCGGCAAACGAAGCAAGGCGGCCAAATTAGCCATTTGTATTACTTTCTCCAGCAAAATCCAGTGCTTCCGGCACCGGTAAACGTTCAGGTTTTTTCGGGATCAGCCCCCCTTCGCGCCGCCAGCGTCGCAGCTGGTAAACCCAGGCCAATACTTCGGCCACGGCGGCATACAGGGTGGCGGGAATGTGTTGTCCAATCTCGCTGTGTCGATATAGAGCACGTGCCAGCGGCGGTGCTTCGAGCATGGGAATACGGTGTTCCGCCCCCAGTTCACGAATGCGCAGCGCAATTTCGCCGGCCCCCTTGGCCAGCACCTTCGGCGCACTCATGTTTTTATCGTTGTACTGCAGCGCGACGGCGTAATGCGTCGGGTTGGTCACAATGACGTCGGCCTTGGGGACGTCGGCCATCATTCGCCGCCGTGCAACGGCACGCTGTTGCTGTCGGATGCGCCCTTTAACGTGCGGGTCACCCTCCTGCTCCTTGAACTCGTCGCGGATGTCCTGCTTGGTCATCTTCAGCTTTTTGAAGTGGCTCCACAGTTGGTAAAACACGTCAAACGCCACCATCGGCGTCAGCCCGAGTACCACCAGCAGGCCGCAAAAGATGATCATTCGCAGCGCGTTACCCAGCGCATCGAGCGGCTGTTGCGTCACCAGATGCAGCATCGCTGCCCAGTTGTGCCACAGGTATAAACCGGTGATCCACCCTACCAGCGTCGCCTTCAGGATGCCCTTCAACAGCTCCGCCAGCACCTGGCTGGAAAAGATGCGTTTCAGCCCGGACAGCGGGTTCATGCGCTTGAGATCGAACTTGAGCGATTTACCGCTCAGCAGCAGGCCGCCCAGCAGCATCGGCGCCGTCAGCGCTACCAGCGCCAACCCGGCCATGATCGGCAACAGCGCCCATACCGCCTGGCGTAACAACATCGCCAACTGGCGCAGCATCTGCTTGTCGTTACTGACCATGCCGTGGTCGAAATTCAGGCCCTGGGTCAGCATGGCCGCCAACTGTTGCGCCATGTTGCCGCCGGAAACCCAGATGATCGACAGGCCTGCCACCAGCATCAGCACCGACGTCAGCTCGCGGGAACGCGGGATCTGGCCATCTTCACGCGCCTTCTCCACCCTATGGGGCGTGGGGGCCTCGCTCTTTTCCAGATCGCTGTCTTCAGCCACGGGGCGGTTCCTGTGCCGGAGGGAATAAAATTGCGGTCAGCATGCCAAAAAAATGCTGATTTCATTGGTGGAACAACGGGAGAAAAGGACGGTTATTTGCGGGATGGGGAAGATTGGGGACGCAGGATCAGTGCTGCCTGTCTGGGGCGCAACAAAATGCGCCCCAGGAGCTATCAGAAACCCAGGCTGTCCAGAAGATCGTCCACCTGCGCCTGATTGGCGATAACGCCGGCGCCATTCTGGTCGAGCTGCGGGCCATTGAGCAGGCTGTCGTTCGGTTTTTTCTCTTTCGCCGGTTGCTCAGGAATATTTTCCATCAGCACCATCAGCAGCTGCTTTTCAATCTCCTGCACCACGTCCATCATGCGTTTGATCACCTGGCCGGTCAGATCCTGGAAATCCTGCGCCATCATGATTTCCAGCAGTTGGGCATTGGTGAACGCCGTATGCTCCGGCACCTGATCCAGGTACTGACGGGTATCGGTAACCAATTCACGGGCGTCGTCCAACTCTATCGGGTTGGCGAACCACTCGTCCCAACGGCCTTTCAATCCTTTGGCTTCGGACTCCAGCTGTGCCTGGCGCGGCTGCGCCGCTTCCACACAGTTCAACGCCCGTTCCGCCGCCTGCGCCGTCATGGTGACCACGTAATCAAGACGATCGCGTGCATCCGGGATTGCCTCTGCCGCCTGGGCGATCGCCTGATCGAGCCCCAGTTCGCGCATGCTGTCGCGCAGCATCCGCGTCAGTTGGCCAATGCGCGAGATGATCTCCCCCGCGGTTGCCGCATCGCTGGCAGGCATTGGAATGTCTCTCATCGCCCTCTCTCCTTACATGCCCAGTTTTTCAAAAATCTTATTGAGCTTTTCTTCCAGCGTCGCCGCCGTAAAAGGTTTCACCACGTAACCGCTGGCACCGGCCTGCGCCGCCGCGATAATGTTTTCTTTCTTGGCTTCCGCCGTCACCATCAGCACTGGCATCGCCGCCAATGCGCCATCGGCACGAATGGTTTGCAACAGTTCCAGGCCGTCCATGTTCGGCATGTTCCAGTCGGACACCACGAAATCGAAGCCGCCGGCACGCAGTTTGTTCAGCGCATCCGCACCGTCCTCGGCCTCTTCTACGTTGTTGAATCCCAACTCTTTCAGCAAGTTTCTGACGATGCGACGCATAGTGGAAAAGTCATCCACCACCAGAAATCTGAGACTCTTATCTGCCATATATACTCCCAAGGTTTACCTAATCCAAACAACAGCCAGCCTCACGGCAGCTGTTCGCTATAACCCCCTATATACCCTATGAATTTCGAGTTGCAGCCAGGCGACCAGCTCGCTCATCCTCAGGAGCTTACTCAAGAAGTAAGTGACTGGGGTGAGCGACAAATCTGTCGGGAACAGATTTGAACGCTGCTTGCAGCGGCCCTGAAAGGGCAAGGACCATGGATGGGCCTTGTAAGCAGGTAACAACGCTGCGGCTCG encodes the following:
- the flgC gene encoding flagellar basal body rod protein FlgC translates to MSLLNIFDISGSALSAQSQRMNVSASNMANADSVTGPDGQPYRAKQVVFEVAAAAGQPTGGVRVAQVVDDPAPERLVYQPGNPLADGKGYVRMPNVDVVGEMVNTISASRSYQANVEVLNTTKSMMMKTLTLGQ
- the flgB gene encoding flagellar basal body rod protein FlgB, with protein sequence MIDKLDAALRFGQEALNLRAQRQEILAANIANADTPGYQARDIDFAGQLNKVLEQGRASGSGIALNMTSSRHIPAQNMQPPQLDLLFRVPDQPSMDGNTVDMDRERTNFADNSLKYQTDLTLINGQIKGMMSVLQQG
- the flgA gene encoding flagellar basal body P-ring formation chaperone FlgA, with product MKAKMLLLAALLCSLNARAEDLAAQIDRFISSQFSGSPVQVKVLVRTPATQWPQCEFPQLSLPQNARRWGNISVSARCGQERRFIQTQVQVIGQYLVSARGISAGSKLTAADITFKSGRLDTLPPRTLSETGKALGAVSLRNISPGQPLTFAMLRRAWVIKAGQAVQVTAQGSGFNISGTGKAMNNAAAEDNVRVRMASGQIVSGIASDDGTIRIGL
- the flgM gene encoding flagellar biosynthesis anti-sigma factor FlgM, yielding MSIDRTQRLQPVPTVQPRETATESPLQPRKAAQTENTVSGTQVKLSDAQARLMQPGTQDIDMNRVDAIKQAIRNGELKMDAGKIADALLKDAQSDALWMANGQQTPEA
- a CDS encoding flagella synthesis protein FlgN, whose translation is MESLAQLIDKLLETLNALSTVLTEEHHLLCSGQLPGVALQRATDAKSQLLATVNYLEQQRLNLERAQGQQAPYSAHPRLADGWQRVQTLSQQLREKNQHNGMLLNQQIDHNAQALAILSKQNKSLYGPDGQSRNASLLGRKIGV
- the umuC gene encoding translesion error-prone DNA polymerase V subunit UmuC — protein: MFALVDVNSFYTSCETVFRPDLKGKPIVVVSNNDGCVISLSAEAKALGIKMGAPYFKIKEQLRHQQVSVFSSNYTLYADLSHRVMLTLIEMAPVVEIYSIDEAFIDVSGLSSSLPLSTFGHQMRDRVLKNTGLTVGVGIAQTKTLAKIANFAAKKWRQTGGVVELSDPERLRKLLALVPVDEVWGVGRRIGKKLSFMGIETALQLADCSTWVIRKHFNVVLERTVRELRGESCLALDEFAPTKQQIICSRSFGHRITAYQDMRQAICTYAERAAEKLRAEKQFCCVISVFMRTSPHAENETFYGPQASGRLAIPSNDTRDIIRVAVSALDRIWKDDFRYMKAGVMLSDFFSQGVAQLNLFDEHQPRPNSSELMQTLDRLNQSGRGTVWFAGQGIQKSWAMKREMLSPSYTTRYSDLPFVK
- the umuD gene encoding translesion error-prone DNA polymerase V autoproteolytic subunit encodes the protein MQFIHPSQLTPGLLLPLFMERVPCGFPSPAQDYVEDSLDLNKLVVKHPSATYFVRVSGDSMIGAGISHGDLLVVDRSLTAVHGDIVIAAVAGEFTVKELQTHPRIQLVPHNTDYSPIVFQAEEELEIFGVVTFTLKSNRHVRTC
- a CDS encoding flagellar protein FlhE — translated: MKHRLALICLLAPLSVQAASGSWVADSVGATLEYGGERGESPGLRAPNALPDANARITSVSWRYRLLADEPAGMQAQLCTLTRCIVLGGGSGSSTGLKGEPANAELRFVYYVQARGSLNPPLRVISNQVIVNYE
- the flhA gene encoding flagellar biosynthesis protein FlhA encodes the protein MANLAALLRLPGSFKDTQWQVLAGPILILMILSMMVLPLPAFILDLLFTFNIALSIMVLLVAMFTQRTLEFAAFPTILLFSTLLRLSLNVASTRIILMEGHTGSAAAGRVVEAFGHFLVGGNFAIGIVVFIILVLINFMVITKGAGRIAEVGARFVLDGMPGKQMAIDADLNAGLIGEEEAKKRRSEVTQEADFYGSMDGASKFVRGDAVAGLMIMMLNVVGGLLVGVLQHGMELGTAAETYTLLTIGDGLVAQIPALVISTAAGVIVTRVATDQDVGEQMVGQLFNNPRVMLLSAAVLGLLGLVPGMPNLVFLLFTAALLGLAWWLRGRDQQAPKVQEVPVTQDNPQAVEASWSDVQLEDPLGMEVGYRLIPMVDFQQNGELLGRIRGIRKKFAQEMGYLPPVVHIRDNLELPPASYRILMKGVEIGSGEAQPGRWLAINPGNAVGELAGDKTTDPAFGLEAVWIDSALREQAQIQGFTVVEASTVVATHLNHLIGQFASELFGRQEAQQLLDRVAQDMPKLTEDFVPGVVSLTTLHKVLQNLLAERVSIRDMRTIIETLAEHAPSQTDPYELTTVVRVALGRAITQQWFPGNGEIQVIGLDTQLERLLLQALQGGGGLEPGLADRLLDQAKQALQRQEMLSAPPVLLVNHALRALLARFLRRSLPQMVVLSNLEINDDRQIRMTSTIGAA
- the flhB gene encoding flagellar biosynthesis protein FlhB; its protein translation is MAEDSDLEKSEAPTPHRVEKAREDGQIPRSRELTSVLMLVAGLSIIWVSGGNMAQQLAAMLTQGLNFDHGMVSNDKQMLRQLAMLLRQAVWALLPIMAGLALVALTAPMLLGGLLLSGKSLKFDLKRMNPLSGLKRIFSSQVLAELLKGILKATLVGWITGLYLWHNWAAMLHLVTQQPLDALGNALRMIIFCGLLVVLGLTPMVAFDVFYQLWSHFKKLKMTKQDIRDEFKEQEGDPHVKGRIRQQQRAVARRRMMADVPKADVIVTNPTHYAVALQYNDKNMSAPKVLAKGAGEIALRIRELGAEHRIPMLEAPPLARALYRHSEIGQHIPATLYAAVAEVLAWVYQLRRWRREGGLIPKKPERLPVPEALDFAGESNTNG
- the cheZ gene encoding protein phosphatase CheZ, whose product is MRDIPMPASDAATAGEIISRIGQLTRMLRDSMRELGLDQAIAQAAEAIPDARDRLDYVVTMTAQAAERALNCVEAAQPRQAQLESEAKGLKGRWDEWFANPIELDDARELVTDTRQYLDQVPEHTAFTNAQLLEIMMAQDFQDLTGQVIKRMMDVVQEIEKQLLMVLMENIPEQPAKEKKPNDSLLNGPQLDQNGAGVIANQAQVDDLLDSLGF
- the cheY gene encoding chemotaxis response regulator CheY; its protein translation is MADKSLRFLVVDDFSTMRRIVRNLLKELGFNNVEEAEDGADALNKLRAGGFDFVVSDWNMPNMDGLELLQTIRADGALAAMPVLMVTAEAKKENIIAAAQAGASGYVVKPFTAATLEEKLNKIFEKLGM